The Desulfonatronum sp. SC1 DNA window ATGTACCACAAGGAGGGCCTCGGTCTGGCCGCTCCCCAGGTGGGCGAATCGTGCCGGTTGATCGTGGTGGACGTGACCGGTCCGGACAAGCGCGAGGAGCCGCTGGTTTTCGTCAACCCCCGGATCGTCGAGGCCCAGGGGCAAGTGGAATCCAGCGAGGGATGCCTGAGCGTCATGAACTACCGGAGCAAGGTCCAGCGGGCCGAGCGCGTCCGGTTGCAGGCCCTGAACCTGGACGGCCAGCCCGTGGAGGTGGAGGTGGACGGCATGCTGGCCATCTGCCTCCAACACGAACTGGACCACCTGGACGGCGTGCTCTTCATCGACAAGATCAGCCGTCTGAAACGCTCACTCTACGAGCAGAAGTTGAAAAAATGGCTCAAGAAGCATTGACGCCCCTCACCTTTTCCGCGCCCATTTCTGCCCATGGGACGTCACCCGATACCGGCTACCCGTTGCAGGTGGTATATTTCGGCACCCCGCCTTTTGCCGCCCGGATATTGGACGACCTGAGTACGGATCAACAAGTACGTATCCTGGCCGTTGTCACCCAGCCGGACCGCCCCTGCGGCCGGGGCCGGACCTGCAAACCGTCCGCGGTGAAGGAAGCAGCCTTGAAGACGGGCTATCCGGTTCTGCAGCCGGAAACCCTCAAAGACCCGGCGGTGGTTGCAGCATTGGAGGCTTTTCAGGCCGACTTCTTCATCGTCGCGGCCTACGGCCTGATCTTTCCCGAGACGTTGCTCAACCTGCCCATTCACGGCTGCCTGAACGTTCACGCCTCCCTGCTGCCGCGTTACCGGGGCGCTTCGCCCATCCAGGCCGCGCTGCTGGCCGGGGACCCGGCCACCGGGATCACCATCATGCGCATGGCCAAAGGCATGGATACCGGGCCGATCCTCTTGCAGCGGGCCATGGGCATCGACATCAACGACACGGCCCAGACCCTGCACGACAACCTGGCCGCTCAGGGCGGCAGGCTGTTGCTGGAAACCCTGGCTCGACACCGGGCCGGCACACTGGTCGCCTTGGAACAGGATCACTCCTTGGCCACCTACGCCCCCCGGCTGACCAAGGACATGGGACTGATCGACTGGAACCAGCCGGCCCGGGTCGTTCATGACCACATCCGGGCCATGCATCCCTGGCCCGGAGCCTATTTCTTTTTGCCTGGAGAAAACCAGACCAAACGCAAGGTCGCCGTACATCCCGGCCAGATCGGCGAGCCCCTGGCCAGCAAATCCGCGGTCGACGCACCTCAGGATGCGGGCAAGCCCGAACCCGGCACGTTCATCGACATGCACGGCGACATGCTGGCCATTGCCTGCCGGGACAAGGCCTATCTGGTGCGCCATTTCCATCCGTCCGACGCCAAGCGCATGGACGCTCAGGCTTTTCGCTGCGGCTATCTGCGCCAATTTTGCCCTGGCGACCGTCTTTGCCTGGGGCTGAACGAACCGGACGGGTCGGACGGGCCCCCACCCGAGGAATCCTGATGCCCCTGAAGCCGCTTGAGCCGCCCCAAAAACAGGATCGGAAACCGGACCTGGACCCGGAATTCCTGGAAAAGGCCTCCAATCCCGGAAAGCGGCTGTTCATCGGCCTGATACTGGCCACGTCGTTCCTGCTTTGTCTGATCCTGGCCTTCTTGTGGGTGATCCCCTTCATCGGCCTGCAAAACATCCATCCTTTCGCATCAGGTCTGCTGGCCGTCGCCCTGCTGGCCCTGGGGGCCATGATCCTGTGGTCCTCCATCGGCATGGTCCTGAACATTCTTTTGGGCCGCAGCTTTCCCCTCAGTTCGCGGTTTCGAGGGATCACCATCAAGCTCTTTCTGCCCCTGATGACCCTTCTGGGGCGGCTGTTCAACATTCCCAGGGACGACATCCGACTGTCCTTCATCAAGGTGAACAACGAGCTGGTGACCTCGGAACGAGGCCGGTTCCAGCCCCACGAAATACTCCTTCTGCTGCCCCACTGCCTGCAAAATTCCCGCTGCCCCCGACGCTTGACCTACGACATCAACCACTGCAAACGTTGTGGAGAATGCCCTCTGGACGGACTGATCGGCCTGGCGGAGACCTACGGCATCCGCATCGCCATCGCCACGGGCGGTACCATCGCCCGACGGATCGTGGTCCAGAACAAGCCCAGGCTGATCATCGCCGTGGCCTGTGCCCGGGATCTCTCCAGCGGCATCCAGGACACCTACCCCATTCCGGTCTACGGCGTCCTCAACCAACGCCCCTTCGGCCCCTGCCTGGACACCCTGGTGGACCTGCCAAACATCGAAGCCGCCCTGCAACGCTTTTTGGCCGAACCGGCGCGAAGCTGACGCCATAACATGCCCCAACCAACCATCCCCCCGGCCCGCCTCGCGGCCCTGGCCGCCCTGGGCCGGATCATGCGGGGCGAGGACGCGCAGTTTGCCTTGGACGGCCAGATCCGTGAGCGCAAGCTGGACATCCGGGACGCCAACTTGGCGTCGGAGTTATGTTACGGGTATCTGCGCCACAAGGGCAGGCTGGCCTTTTGTCTGGACCGGTTCCTGCGCAAGCCCGGCAACCTGCCGCCCCAGTGTCGGACGGCCCTGGAACTGGCCGGATATGAGGCACTTTTTCTGGAGCGGATTCCGGAGTTCGCCACCAGATCCTGGCTGACCAACCGGGTTCGCAAGAAGTGGGGAGGCGGCCTGGCCAAGGTGGCTTCGGCCTGGATGACCTGGGTTTTTGAACAGTCCGAGGCCCTGCTTGACCCGGATTTCTATCGCCAGGACGCGCCAAATGAGCGGACTGACCAACGAACGTTCCTCTCCCGCTACCATTCCCTGCCGCTTTGGATCGTTGATCTGTGGATTGACGGCTACGGCCTGGACACGGCTTCCAGGCTGGCCGAGGCCCAGTCCGCGCCTGCTCCTTTGGGGCTGCGACTCAACCCGCTGCATCCCAGGCGGGACGCCCTGGTCCGTCAGATTGAGGCCTTTGCCTCGGAACTGGAAATTCTCGATCCTCTGAGCATCGCTTGTTCCCGGGAAACGGCCCGCCGAGCGTTTCCGGACCTGACCGAGGATATCCAAAACGGGGCAATCTCCCGGCAAAGCCTGGAAGCGCAACGGATTTTGCATGCCTTTGGCGCGGGCTCCTGGCCGGAGCCGGTCTGGGACGCCTGCGCGGGGAGAGGCGGGAAGACCGCGTATCTTCTGGAACGGGCCCAATGCCAAGTATGGGCGAGCGATCCCAACGCGGTCCGCCTGCGCGGCCTCGTCCAGGAACTCCGCCGCCTGAACCTGCCCCCCATCCCCGTGGTCCTGGCCCGGGCCGACGCACCGTCGCCCTGGAAGGAGCACCCCCGAACCATCCTGCTGGACGCGCCCTGCTCCGGCCTCGGCGTCCTGGCCCGACGCCCGGACAGCAAGTGGAAGCGCACCCCCAGGGACATCCCGCCCCTGATCGCCCTCCAG harbors:
- the fmt gene encoding methionyl-tRNA formyltransferase yields the protein MAQEALTPLTFSAPISAHGTSPDTGYPLQVVYFGTPPFAARILDDLSTDQQVRILAVVTQPDRPCGRGRTCKPSAVKEAALKTGYPVLQPETLKDPAVVAALEAFQADFFIVAAYGLIFPETLLNLPIHGCLNVHASLLPRYRGASPIQAALLAGDPATGITIMRMAKGMDTGPILLQRAMGIDINDTAQTLHDNLAAQGGRLLLETLARHRAGTLVALEQDHSLATYAPRLTKDMGLIDWNQPARVVHDHIRAMHPWPGAYFFLPGENQTKRKVAVHPGQIGEPLASKSAVDAPQDAGKPEPGTFIDMHGDMLAIACRDKAYLVRHFHPSDAKRMDAQAFRCGYLRQFCPGDRLCLGLNEPDGSDGPPPEES
- the def gene encoding peptide deformylase; its protein translation is MIRPVLTYPDPILAKTAAEIETITPEIRQLAEDMLETMYHKEGLGLAAPQVGESCRLIVVDVTGPDKREEPLVFVNPRIVEAQGQVESSEGCLSVMNYRSKVQRAERVRLQALNLDGQPVEVEVDGMLAICLQHELDHLDGVLFIDKISRLKRSLYEQKLKKWLKKH
- a CDS encoding DUF116 domain-containing protein, whose product is MPLKPLEPPQKQDRKPDLDPEFLEKASNPGKRLFIGLILATSFLLCLILAFLWVIPFIGLQNIHPFASGLLAVALLALGAMILWSSIGMVLNILLGRSFPLSSRFRGITIKLFLPLMTLLGRLFNIPRDDIRLSFIKVNNELVTSERGRFQPHEILLLLPHCLQNSRCPRRLTYDINHCKRCGECPLDGLIGLAETYGIRIAIATGGTIARRIVVQNKPRLIIAVACARDLSSGIQDTYPIPVYGVLNQRPFGPCLDTLVDLPNIEAALQRFLAEPARS
- a CDS encoding RsmB/NOP family class I SAM-dependent RNA methyltransferase, which produces MPQPTIPPARLAALAALGRIMRGEDAQFALDGQIRERKLDIRDANLASELCYGYLRHKGRLAFCLDRFLRKPGNLPPQCRTALELAGYEALFLERIPEFATRSWLTNRVRKKWGGGLAKVASAWMTWVFEQSEALLDPDFYRQDAPNERTDQRTFLSRYHSLPLWIVDLWIDGYGLDTASRLAEAQSAPAPLGLRLNPLHPRRDALVRQIEAFASELEILDPLSIACSRETARRAFPDLTEDIQNGAISRQSLEAQRILHAFGAGSWPEPVWDACAGRGGKTAYLLERAQCQVWASDPNAVRLRGLVQELRRLNLPPIPVVLARADAPSPWKEHPRTILLDAPCSGLGVLARRPDSKWKRTPRDIPPLIALQDRILQQAAASLPPGGRIIYITCTLNPAENQERIDHFLDSRHDFALTSQYATPPDSPGREFFWGAVLERTSE